CTCGCCGCCACCGCAGCGGGCATCGCCGTACCACTGGTAGCGCAGCAGGTGGTCGACGGACCGGTGGCCCGGCGCGACCCGGCCGGTCTGTTCCAGTTGGCCGGGCTCGCGTTGCTGGTCGGCCTGGTCGAAGCCGTACTGATCTTCATCCGCCGGTGGGCACAGTCGTCCTCCTCGGTGGCCATGGAGGCGGCCATCCGCGACGACGTCTACGCCCACCTCCAGCGGCTGCCGGCCAGCTTCCACGACCGGTGGCCCTCCGGTCAGCTGCTCTCCCGGATCACCAGCGACCTGTCGGTGCTGCGCCGGTTCCTCTCCTTCGGGCTCCTCTTCCTCGTCCTGAACCTGATCACCTACCTGGTCGTGGTGGTGCTGCTGATCCGGCTGCACCCGGCGCTGGGCCTGCTGGTGGCGGCCAGCGCGGTGCCGCTGTTCCTGATCGCCCGCCGCTTCGGTCGGCACTACCACACCGCGTCCCGGCTGATGCAGGACCAGCAGGGCGACGTGGCCACCCTGGTCGAGGAGACCGCGCAGGGGCTACGCACCATGCGGGCGTACGGGCGCGGACCGCAGCTGACCGAGCGGTTCGTCGCCGGCACCCGCAAGCTGCACGACATCGGGATCGGCAAGGGGCGGCTGCTCGCCCGCACCTCCGCCCGGCTCGACCTGGTACCCAATCTGACCCTGGGCATCGTGCTGGTGGCGGGCACCGCAGCGGTCGCCGAGGGGCAGCTCACCATCGGTCAACTGGTCGCCTTCGTCAGCCTCCAGCTGATGCTGATCTGGCCGGTGCAGTCGCTGGGCTGGATCATCGCCAACGGGCAGGAGGCGGCCACTGCCGCCGACCGGATCCAGGAGGTGCTGGACACCCCACCGGCCATCGTGGACGCACCACACGCCGTCGCCCTGCCCCGCTCGGCGGTATGCGGCCGGCTCCGCTTCGAGTCGGTCAGCTTCCGCTACCCGGGCACCAGCACGCCGGTGCTGCGCGGCATCGACCTGACCGTCGAACCCGGCGAGACCCTCGCTGTGGTCGGTGCCACCGGCAGCGGCAAGAGCACCCTGCTGTCGCTGGTACCCCGGCTGCACGACGTGGACACGGGCCGGCTCACCCTCGACGGGCACGACGTGCGCGACCTCCGGTTGGCCTCGCTGCGCCAACTGGTCGCGGTGGCCTTCGAGGAGCCCACCCTGTTCTCCATGTCGGTGTGGGAGAACCTCACCCTGGGCCGCCCCGAGGCCGGCGAGGACGAGGTGCGGGCGGCGCTCGCGCTGGCCCAGGCCGAGTTCGCGTACGACCTGCCGTGGGGGCTGCGGACCCGGCTGGGTGAGCAGGGTCTGTCGCTCTCCGGCGGCCAGCGGCAGCGGCTGGCGCTGGCCCGGGCGGTGCTGGTACGGCCCGCGGTGCTGGTGCTCGACGACCCGCTCTCCGCGCTCGACGTGCACACCGAGGCGGCGGTGGAGTCGGCGTTGAAGCGGGTGCTGCGGAACATGACCGCGCTGCTTGTGGTGCACCGGCCGTCCACAATCAATCTCGCCGACCGGGTCGCGCTGCTGGAACACGGCCGGATCACCGCTGTCGGCCCGCACACCGAACTGCTGGCCACCGTGCCGGCGTACCGCGCCCTGCTCACCGCCGATCCGCCTGCCGCGCCGGCCCCCCGGAGGCCGGTCGAGCCGGCACCGGACGGTTGCCCGCTGGTTCGCTCATGACCGCCGCCCAGTGGCGGGGGATCGCGCCCGATCCGCACGCCGACCGCAGCCTGGCCGAGGAGACCTCCCCCGAGGCGGTGGCCCGGCTGCGCGCCCGCAGCTGGACGCTGCTGGCCGACGTGCTGCGACCGCACCGCCGTCGGCTGGGCGGTGCGGTGGCGCTGCTGCTGGCCCAGAACGCCGCCGCGATGTCCGGGCCGTACCTGGTGATGCTCGGCATCGACCGGGCGATCGAACCGCTGCGGGCCGGCCGACCCGGCCCGCTGGTCACCGTCGCCGTGGCGTTCGCCGCCGCGACCGCTGTCGAGTACGTGGCCCGCCGGGGCTTCCTCACCCTCTCCGCGCGCATCGGCCAGGCCGTCCTGCTCGACCTCCGCCAGCGGGTGTACGCGCACTTTCTGCGCCTGCCGGTGGCCTTTCACGAGCGCTACACCTCGGGCCGGATGATCTCCCGCCTGACCAGCGACATCGACTCGATCTCGGAGCTGGCCGGCGGCGGCGTCGAGGGCCTGGTGATGGCGGTCCTGACGATCGTGTCGGTGGCCGGCATCCTGCTCTGGCTGGACCTGCCGCTGGCCGCGGTCACCCTGCTCGCCTTCCCGCTGCTGTTCTGGCTGTCCCGCTGGTTCGCCCGGGCGTCGGCCTGCGCCTACCGGCGCACCCGCGAGTCGATGGCCCTGGTCATCGTGCACTTCGTCGAGTCGATGCGGGGCATCCGGGCGGTGCAGACGTACCGCCGGGAGCCTCGTAACCAGGAAATCTTCTCCTCGGTCAACGACGACTACCGCCTCGCCAGCCGGCACGCGTTCCGCCTGATCGCGACGTACTCGCCGGGGATCAAGCTGATCGGCAACGTCACGGTGGCGGCGGTGCTCTGTTACGGCGGCGCCCGGGTGCTCGACGGCCACATCGCGGTCGGCGTACTCGCCGCCTTCCTGCTCTACCTGCGCCGGTTCTTCGAACCGATGCAGGAGCTGAGCCAGTTCTACAACTCGCTGCAATCGGCCACCGCCGCGTTGGAGAAGCTCGCCGGGGTGCTCGACGAACGCCCCGAGGTCGCCGAGCCGACGAATCCCGTCCCGTTGCCCCGCCGCCCGACAAACGGCGCAGGTAGCGTCGCCGACGGGGCGGCCACCGGCGGTCCGGACGGCGGCAGCGCGACCGGGGCGGCGCAGCCGGGGGCGGCGCGACCGGGGGCGGCGCGACCGGGGCGGCGCAGCCGGCAGCAGTGCAGGCGGCAGCGGTGCGACCGGCGGTCCGGGCTGCGGCGCGGTCACCTTCCGGTCGGTCTCGTTCGGGTACCGGCCCCAGGCGCCGATCCTGACCGGGCTGGACCTCAGCATCCCGGCCGGGCAGACGGTGGCGCTGATCGGGCCGACCGGCGCCGGCAAGTCCACCGTCGCCAAGCTGCTCGCCCGGTTCTACGACCCGGTCGCCGGCACCGTCCTGCTCGACGGGGTGGACCTGCGCCAGGTGGCCGATGCCGAGCTGCGCCGGGCGGTGGTGCTGGTCACCCAGGAGACGCACCTGTTCGGCGGCACCGTGGCGGAAAACATCCGGTTCGGCCGCCCGGACGCCGACGACGACGCAGTGGTCGCCGCCGCCCGGGCGATCGGCGCGCACGACTTCATCGCGGCGCTGCCCGACGGGTACGCCACCGAGGTACGCCGACGCGGCGGCCGGCTCTCCGCCGGGCAACGGCAGCTGGTCGCCTTCGCCCGCGCGTTCCTGGCCGATCCGGCGGTGCTGATCCTGGACGAGGCCACCTCGTCGCTGGACGTGCCGACCGAACGCGCGGTGCAGCAGGCGCTCGGCACCATCCTGCGGGACCGGACGGCGGTGGTGATCGCGCACCGGCTGTCCACCGTGGAAATTGCCGACCGGGTCCTCGTCCTCGACGACGGCCGGATCGTCGAGGACGGGCCGCCCGCCGAGCTGATCGCCGGCGGTGGCCGGTACGCCGCCCTGCACCACCAGTGGCGGCTGGGTATTTCGGTGCCCGACACCGGGCCGCTGCCTACCATCGACGAATGACTGATACGGCGAGGACGGCGCGTACCGGCGTTCCCGAGCGTCCGACCCTGGACGGGCTCGAGGAAACCTGGTCGCACCGCTGGCAGGAGGAGGGCACGTACGCGTTCGACCGGAGCAAGGCGGCTGTCCGGGGTCGCGGCGAGGCGTCAGACTCGCCGAGCCCGGATGGCCGTAGGTCGGACGTGTACGCGATCGACACCCCGCCGCCGACCGTATCCGGCGAGCTGCACATGGGGCACGTCTTCTCGTACACCCACACCGACCTGGTCGCCCGGTTCCAGCGGATGCGCGGTCGGATGGTCTTCTACCCGATGGGCTGGGACGACAACGGGCTGCCCACCGAGCGGCGGGTGCAGAACGTCTACGGCGTGCGCTGCGACCCGTCCCTGCCGTACGACCCGGACTGGCGGGCGCCGGAGGCTCCGGTGGACGACGCCGCCCGCAAGGATCCGACCCCGATCTCCCGGCGCAACTTCATCGAGCTGTGCGAGCGCCTGACCCTCGCCGACGAGCAGGTCTTCGAGGCGCTCTGGCGGCGGCTCGGGCTGTCGGTGGACTGGTCGCTGATGTACACCACGATCGGACCGGCCGCCCGGACCGCCTCGCAGCGGGCGTTCCTGCGCAACCTGGCCCGGGGCGAGGCGTACCAGGCCGAGGCACCGACGCTCTGGGACGTGGGCTTCGCCACCGCCGTGGCCCAGGCCGAGTTGGAGGAGCGGGAACGGCCCGGCGCGTACCACCGGCTGCGGTTCCACGGACCCGGTGGGCGGGAGGTGCTGATCGACACCACCCGGCCGGAGCTGCTGCCGGCCTGCGTCGCGCTGGTCTGCCACCCCGACGACGAGCGGTACGCGGACCTGGTCGGCGCGGTGGTGCGTACCCCCCTCTTCGGGGTCGAGGTGCCGGTGCGTGCGCATCCGCTGGCGGACCCGGCCAAGGGCACCGGCATCGCGATGGTCTGCACCTTCGGTGACCTGACCGACGTGACCTGGTGGCGGGAGCTTTCGCTGGCCACCCGGGTGGTGGTCGGTCGGGACGGCCGGCTGCTGCCGGAGCCGCCGGCCGGGGTGCCCGCCGGACCATACGCGGCGCTGGCCGGGCAGACCGTCAACGGCGCCCGGCGGAGCGTGGTGCAGCTGCTGACCGACGCCGGTGACCTGGTCGGCGAGCCGCGCCCGATCACCCACCCGGTGAAGTTCTACGAGCGGGGTGACCGGCCGCTGGAGATCGTCTCGACCCGGCAGTGGTACCTGCGCAACGGTGGCCGCGACACCGAACTGCGGGCGGCGATGCTGGCCCGGGGACGGGAGCTGCGCTGGGTGCCGGAACACATGCGGCACCGCTACGAGCACTGGGTGGGCGGCCTGACCGGCGACTGGCTGGTCAGCCGGCAGCGCTTCTTCGGGGTGCCGGTGCCGGTGTGGTACCGACTCGACGACGCTGGCGAGCCGGACTGGTCCCAGCCTCTCACGCCGGACGAGTCTTCGCTGCCGATCGACCCCGCCGAGGACGCCCCACCCGGGTACGACGAGTCACAACGCGGCGTGCCGGGTGGGTTCATCGGCGATCCGGACGTGCTGGACACCTGGGCCACCTCGTCGCTGACCCCGCAGATCGCCGGCGGTTGGGAACGCGATCCGGAGCTGTTCCGCCGGGTCTTCCCGATGGACCTGCGTCCGCAGGGCCAGGAGATCATCCGGACCTGGCTGTTCGCCACGGTGGTGCGGGCGCACCTGGAACACGGCACGCTGCCCTGGCGGACCACCGAGCTGTCCGGCTGGATCCTCGACCCGGACCGCAAGAAGATGTCCAAGTCCAAGGGGAACGTGGTCACCCCGATGGCGCTGCTGGAGCAGCACGGCTCCGACGCGGTGCGCTACTGGTCGGCAACTGGCCGGCCCGGCACCGACCTGGCCTTCGACCCGGCACAGATCAAGGTCGGCCGGCGGCTCGCCACCAAGCTGCTCAACGCGTCGAAGTTCGCCCTCGGCCTGGGCGCCGCCGACGCCTTGCGCGCCCCGGCGACCGAGCCGCTGGACCGGGCCATGCTCGCCGAACTGTCCACCGTGGTCGGTTCGGCCACCGCCGCCTTCGAGGCGTACGACCACACGGCGGCGTTGCAGGCCACCGAGTCGTTCTTCTGGCGGTTCTGCGACGACTACATCGAGTTGGTCAAGGAACGCGCCTATGGCAGCGGCACCGGGGCCGACTCGGCCCGGGCGGCCCTGGCCAACGCGCTCTCGGTGCAGCTGCGGCTGTTCGCTCCGGTGCTGCCGTACGCCACCGAGGAGGTCTGGTCCTGGTGGCGGTACGGCTCGGTGCACCGGGCGCCGTGGCCCACCACGTACGAGGTGGGCCGGGCGATCCAGGGCGCGGGCGACCCGCAGCTGCTGCGGTTGGCGTCCGACGCGTTGGGGCAGGTCCGGCGGGCCAAGTCGGAACGGAAGCTGTCCATGAAGGCGGTGGTGCCGCTGGCCGAGGCGCTCGGCCCGGCCGCACTGCTGGACCAGCTCACGGTGGTCGCCGACGACGTGCGGGCGGCCGGCCGGATCGACAAGCTCGACCTGCTTCCCGACCGCACCCCCGAACTGGTGATCGCCTGCGCGTTCTAGCCTGTCCGGAAGGGCCCCGAGGGGCCCTTCCGGACAGCTCAGCTGGTTTCGCCGGTGACCGAGAAGGAGCGCAGCCGGCTGACGGCGAGCCCGGTGAAGCCGATGCTGACCAGCACCGTCATCACCACCGCCAGCGGCACGGAGACCGTCGTGCTGAGCAGGTCCGTCGCGGCGAGCCGGTCGGCCAGGGCGATCACGTAGTGCTGGATGGAGAGCACCCGGGTGCCGGTGACCATGCTGCCGAGCAGCCCCTCCCAGATCAGCACGTAGACCAGGCCGAGCAGCACCGGTCGCCGGGTGAGCAGGCTGGCCGCCAGGAAC
This DNA window, taken from Micromonospora sp. FIMYZ51, encodes the following:
- a CDS encoding ABC transporter ATP-binding protein; its protein translation is MAAQNDGGPADPREVGRHPLGNLWRLRHYLRPHAVQFGWLMLAGLAATAAGIAVPLVAQQVVDGPVARRDPAGLFQLAGLALLVGLVEAVLIFIRRWAQSSSSVAMEAAIRDDVYAHLQRLPASFHDRWPSGQLLSRITSDLSVLRRFLSFGLLFLVLNLITYLVVVVLLIRLHPALGLLVAASAVPLFLIARRFGRHYHTASRLMQDQQGDVATLVEETAQGLRTMRAYGRGPQLTERFVAGTRKLHDIGIGKGRLLARTSARLDLVPNLTLGIVLVAGTAAVAEGQLTIGQLVAFVSLQLMLIWPVQSLGWIIANGQEAATAADRIQEVLDTPPAIVDAPHAVALPRSAVCGRLRFESVSFRYPGTSTPVLRGIDLTVEPGETLAVVGATGSGKSTLLSLVPRLHDVDTGRLTLDGHDVRDLRLASLRQLVAVAFEEPTLFSMSVWENLTLGRPEAGEDEVRAALALAQAEFAYDLPWGLRTRLGEQGLSLSGGQRQRLALARAVLVRPAVLVLDDPLSALDVHTEAAVESALKRVLRNMTALLVVHRPSTINLADRVALLEHGRITAVGPHTELLATVPAYRALLTADPPAAPAPRRPVEPAPDGCPLVRS
- the valS gene encoding valine--tRNA ligase encodes the protein MTDTARTARTGVPERPTLDGLEETWSHRWQEEGTYAFDRSKAAVRGRGEASDSPSPDGRRSDVYAIDTPPPTVSGELHMGHVFSYTHTDLVARFQRMRGRMVFYPMGWDDNGLPTERRVQNVYGVRCDPSLPYDPDWRAPEAPVDDAARKDPTPISRRNFIELCERLTLADEQVFEALWRRLGLSVDWSLMYTTIGPAARTASQRAFLRNLARGEAYQAEAPTLWDVGFATAVAQAELEERERPGAYHRLRFHGPGGREVLIDTTRPELLPACVALVCHPDDERYADLVGAVVRTPLFGVEVPVRAHPLADPAKGTGIAMVCTFGDLTDVTWWRELSLATRVVVGRDGRLLPEPPAGVPAGPYAALAGQTVNGARRSVVQLLTDAGDLVGEPRPITHPVKFYERGDRPLEIVSTRQWYLRNGGRDTELRAAMLARGRELRWVPEHMRHRYEHWVGGLTGDWLVSRQRFFGVPVPVWYRLDDAGEPDWSQPLTPDESSLPIDPAEDAPPGYDESQRGVPGGFIGDPDVLDTWATSSLTPQIAGGWERDPELFRRVFPMDLRPQGQEIIRTWLFATVVRAHLEHGTLPWRTTELSGWILDPDRKKMSKSKGNVVTPMALLEQHGSDAVRYWSATGRPGTDLAFDPAQIKVGRRLATKLLNASKFALGLGAADALRAPATEPLDRAMLAELSTVVGSATAAFEAYDHTAALQATESFFWRFCDDYIELVKERAYGSGTGADSARAALANALSVQLRLFAPVLPYATEEVWSWWRYGSVHRAPWPTTYEVGRAIQGAGDPQLLRLASDALGQVRRAKSERKLSMKAVVPLAEALGPAALLDQLTVVADDVRAAGRIDKLDLLPDRTPELVIACAF